From Pseudomonas sp. CCI4.2, one genomic window encodes:
- the rpsK gene encoding 30S ribosomal protein S11 — translation MAKPAARPRKKVKKTVVDGIAHIHASFNNTIVTITDRQGNALSWATSGGSGFRGSRKSTPFAAQVAAERAGQAALEYGLKNLDVNVKGPGPGRESAVRALNGCGYKIASITDVTPIPHNGCRPPKKRRV, via the coding sequence ATGGCAAAACCTGCTGCTCGTCCTCGTAAAAAAGTTAAAAAGACAGTGGTTGATGGCATCGCCCACATCCACGCGTCGTTTAACAACACAATCGTCACCATCACCGACCGTCAAGGTAATGCGCTTTCTTGGGCTACCTCCGGTGGCTCGGGTTTCCGCGGTTCACGCAAGTCCACTCCGTTCGCTGCTCAAGTAGCCGCTGAACGTGCTGGTCAAGCTGCGCTGGAATACGGCTTGAAGAACCTCGACGTTAACGTCAAGGGTCCAGGTCCAGGTCGTGAGTCTGCTGTCCGTGCTTTGAACGGCTGTGGCTATAAGATCGCCAGCATCACCGACGTGACGCCAATCCCGCACAACGGGTGCCGTCCGCCGAAGAAGCGCCGCGTGTAA
- the rpsD gene encoding 30S ribosomal protein S4 translates to MARYIGPKCKLARREGTDLFLKSGVRAIESKCNIEAAPGIHGQRRGRQSDYGTQLREKQKVRRIYGVLERQFSGYYKEAAGKKGATGENLLQLLECRLDNVVYRMGFGSTRAESRQLVSHKSVSINGKTVNVPSYQVRPGDVVAIREKAKNQLRIVQALDLCAQRGRVEWVEVDTEKKSGVFKNVPARSDLSADINESLIVELYSK, encoded by the coding sequence ATGGCTCGTTACATTGGTCCAAAATGCAAGCTTGCACGTCGTGAAGGCACCGATCTCTTCTTGAAGAGCGGCGTCCGCGCTATCGAATCCAAGTGCAACATCGAAGCAGCCCCTGGTATCCACGGCCAACGCCGCGGTCGCCAGTCCGATTACGGCACCCAACTGCGTGAAAAGCAGAAGGTCCGTCGTATTTACGGCGTTCTCGAACGTCAATTCAGTGGTTATTACAAAGAAGCAGCCGGCAAGAAAGGCGCTACTGGTGAGAACCTGCTGCAATTGCTCGAATGCCGTTTGGACAACGTTGTATACCGTATGGGCTTTGGTTCGACTCGCGCCGAATCTCGTCAGTTGGTATCGCACAAGTCGGTCAGCATTAACGGCAAAACCGTTAACGTTCCGTCGTATCAGGTTCGTCCTGGTGACGTGGTCGCTATCCGCGAGAAGGCTAAGAACCAACTGCGCATTGTCCAAGCTCTCGATCTGTGTGCCCAACGTGGCCGCGTAGAATGGGTAGAAGTAGACACTGAGAAAAAATCTGGCGTCTTCAAAAACGTTCCAGCTCGCAGTGATCTTTCCGCCGACATCAACGAAAGCCTGATTGTCGAGCTCTACTCCAAGTAA
- a CDS encoding DNA-directed RNA polymerase subunit alpha, protein MQISVNEFLTPRHIDVQVVSPTRAKITLEPLERGFGHTLGNALRRILLSSMPGCAVVEAEIDGVLHEYSAIEGVQEDVIEILLNLKGLAIKLHGRDEVTLTLSKKGSGVVTAADIQLDHDVEIVNPDHVIANLASNGALNMKLTVARGRGYEPADSRQSDEDESRSIGRLQVDSSFSPVRRIAYVVENARVEQRTNLDKLVIDLETNGTLDPEEAIRRAATILQQQLAAFVDLKGDSEPVVIEQEDEIDPILLRPVDDLELTVRSANCLKAENIYYIGDLIQRTEVELLKTPNLGKKSLTEIKDVLASRGLSLGMRLDNWPPASLKKDDKATA, encoded by the coding sequence ATGCAGATTTCGGTAAATGAGTTCCTGACACCCCGTCACATTGACGTGCAGGTTGTCAGTCCAACCCGCGCTAAAATCACACTCGAGCCTCTCGAGCGTGGTTTCGGCCACACCCTGGGCAATGCGCTGCGTCGCATCTTGTTGTCCTCAATGCCCGGCTGTGCAGTAGTCGAGGCCGAGATTGACGGTGTACTCCATGAGTACAGCGCCATCGAAGGTGTACAGGAAGATGTCATTGAAATCCTGTTGAACCTTAAAGGTCTCGCTATCAAGCTGCACGGTCGTGACGAAGTTACGCTGACCTTGTCGAAGAAGGGTTCGGGGGTGGTTACCGCTGCCGATATTCAGCTGGATCATGATGTCGAGATCGTTAATCCCGATCACGTAATCGCTAACCTGGCGTCTAACGGCGCCTTGAACATGAAGCTCACCGTAGCTCGTGGTCGTGGTTATGAGCCGGCCGATTCGCGTCAGAGCGATGAAGACGAAAGCCGCAGCATTGGTCGCTTGCAGGTTGACTCTTCGTTTAGCCCGGTTCGCCGTATCGCATACGTGGTGGAAAACGCCCGTGTCGAACAGCGTACTAACCTGGACAAGCTGGTTATTGATCTGGAAACCAACGGCACGTTGGATCCTGAAGAGGCTATTCGCCGCGCTGCAACCATTCTGCAACAGCAGTTGGCTGCGTTCGTCGATCTCAAAGGTGATAGCGAGCCAGTGGTTATCGAACAGGAAGACGAGATCGATCCGATCCTGCTCCGTCCGGTTGACGATCTGGAACTGACTGTACGTTCGGCCAACTGCCTTAAGGCGGAGAACATTTACTACATCGGTGACCTGATTCAGCGCACCGAAGTAGAACTGTTGAAGACTCCGAACCTGGGCAAGAAATCCTTGACCGAAATCAAGGACGTTCTGGCCTCCCGTGGTCTGTCCCTCGGCATGCGCCTCGACAACTGGCCGCCTGCAAGTCTTAAGAAGGACGACAAGGCGACTGCCTGA
- the rplQ gene encoding 50S ribosomal protein L17, with amino-acid sequence MRHRKSGRHLSRTSSHRKAMFQNMAVSLFEHELIKTTLPKAKELRRVAEPLITLAKIDSLANRRLAFDRTRSKAIVGKLFNDLGKRYATREGGYLRILKCGFRTGDNAPMAYVELVDRPIGGVVEAAE; translated from the coding sequence ATGCGTCATCGTAAAAGTGGACGTCATCTGAGCCGTACTAGCTCTCACCGTAAGGCCATGTTTCAAAACATGGCGGTGTCGCTGTTCGAGCACGAGCTGATCAAAACTACACTGCCGAAAGCCAAGGAACTGCGTCGCGTTGCTGAGCCGCTGATCACCCTGGCTAAGATCGACAGTCTGGCTAACCGCCGCCTGGCATTCGACCGTACTCGTTCGAAAGCCATCGTTGGTAAGCTGTTCAACGATCTGGGCAAGCGTTATGCAACCCGTGAGGGTGGCTACTTGCGCATCCTCAAGTGCGGTTTCCGCACTGGCGACAATGCGCCTATGGCGTACGTCGAACTGGTTGATCGTCCTATCGGTGGTGTTGTAGAAGCCGCTGAATAA
- a CDS encoding catalase has protein sequence MSQNKTLTTASGAPVADNQNSRSAGPRGPLLLDDFHLIEKLAHFNRENVPERRVHAKGSGAHGTFTVNRDITQYTSAKLFDTVGKQTPIFMRFSTVGGERGSADTERDPRGFSVKFYTEEGNWDIVGNNTPVFFIRDPLKFPDFIHTQKRQPQTNLKSGQMVWDFWSHSPEALHQVTILFSDRGIPDGYRFMHGFGSHTYSLISANGERHWVKWHYKTKQGIKNLAAADAARLAGTDPDYSQRDLFSAIERGDFPKWQVCIQIMTETQAGAHHENPFDVTKTWSQKEYPLIEVGELELNRNPANYFAEVEQVAFGPSNMVPGVGLSPDRMLQGRVFAYADAHRYRIGTNHQQLPINAPKSPVHSYQRDGSMRFGDNGGGTPNYEPNSYADAPKQAPAYAEPALALSGVATRYDHREDTDYFSHAGALFNLMSAEQKALLINNIAGSMSGVTSDVVQRQLQYFYKADPAYGEGVAKALGVQLG, from the coding sequence ATGAGCCAGAATAAAACGCTTACAACCGCCAGCGGCGCCCCTGTCGCCGACAACCAGAATTCTCGTTCCGCCGGCCCCCGAGGCCCGTTATTGCTTGATGACTTCCACCTGATCGAAAAGCTCGCGCACTTCAACCGTGAAAACGTCCCTGAACGCCGCGTCCATGCGAAAGGGTCAGGTGCCCACGGTACGTTTACGGTAAACCGCGACATCACTCAGTACACCAGCGCAAAACTGTTCGACACCGTTGGTAAGCAGACCCCGATTTTCATGCGCTTTTCCACAGTCGGTGGCGAACGCGGTTCAGCTGACACTGAGCGCGACCCACGTGGCTTCTCCGTAAAGTTTTATACCGAAGAGGGCAACTGGGACATTGTTGGCAACAACACGCCCGTGTTCTTCATCCGTGACCCGCTTAAATTCCCGGATTTCATCCACACCCAAAAGCGTCAGCCACAAACCAACTTGAAAAGCGGGCAAATGGTGTGGGACTTCTGGTCGCACTCACCAGAAGCGCTGCACCAAGTCACGATCCTGTTCTCGGATCGCGGCATTCCAGACGGCTATCGCTTCATGCACGGCTTCGGCAGCCACACTTACAGCCTGATCAGCGCCAACGGCGAGCGTCACTGGGTCAAATGGCACTACAAGACCAAGCAGGGCATCAAAAACCTTGCCGCGGCAGACGCTGCGCGCTTGGCAGGTACTGACCCGGATTATTCGCAGCGCGACCTGTTTTCTGCGATTGAACGAGGCGACTTCCCGAAATGGCAAGTCTGCATCCAGATCATGACCGAAACCCAGGCGGGCGCTCATCACGAAAATCCGTTTGACGTCACCAAAACCTGGTCGCAGAAAGAATATCCGCTGATTGAAGTGGGCGAGCTTGAGCTGAACCGTAACCCGGCGAACTACTTCGCTGAAGTTGAACAAGTGGCATTCGGTCCAAGCAACATGGTGCCTGGCGTTGGCTTGTCACCAGACCGCATGCTGCAAGGTCGGGTCTTTGCCTACGCCGACGCGCATCGCTATCGCATTGGTACAAACCACCAGCAGTTGCCGATCAACGCACCGAAAAGCCCGGTTCACAGCTACCAGCGTGATGGGTCAATGCGTTTTGGTGACAATGGGGGCGGTACGCCTAACTACGAGCCGAACAGCTACGCCGACGCGCCGAAACAAGCCCCGGCCTACGCTGAGCCCGCGTTGGCATTGAGCGGCGTGGCAACCCGTTACGATCATCGGGAAGACACCGATTACTTCAGCCATGCAGGCGCGCTCTTCAACTTAATGAGTGCCGAACAGAAGGCTCTGCTGATCAACAACATTGCTGGCTCTATGTCCGGCGTCACCAGCGATGTCGTTCAACGTCAGCTGCAGTATTTCTACAAAGCTGATCCAGCTTACGGCGAAGGTGTTGCCAAAGCCTTGGGTGTTCAACTCGGCTGA
- the bfr gene encoding bacterioferritin: MQGHPVVIDYLKTLLTGELAARDQYFIHSRMYEDWGFSKLYERMSHEMQEETEHADALMRRILMLEGTPRMRADDVDVGTTVPEMLASDLRLEYKVRAALCQGIALCELHKDYVSRDILRVQLADTEEDHTYWLEQQLGLIKSIGLENYLQSQF, from the coding sequence ATGCAAGGTCACCCAGTAGTAATCGATTACCTCAAGACGTTGCTGACAGGCGAACTGGCAGCGCGTGATCAATATTTTATCCATTCTCGGATGTACGAAGATTGGGGCTTCAGTAAGCTCTACGAACGTATGAGCCATGAGATGCAGGAAGAGACGGAGCACGCCGACGCGTTGATGCGCCGGATTCTGATGCTCGAAGGCACTCCGCGTATGCGTGCTGATGATGTAGACGTCGGTACCACGGTCCCTGAGATGCTCGCCAGCGATTTGCGCCTGGAATACAAGGTCCGTGCCGCGCTTTGCCAGGGCATCGCCCTGTGTGAGCTGCACAAGGACTACGTTTCCCGCGACATTCTTCGTGTTCAGTTGGCCGATACCGAAGAAGATCACACCTATTGGCTAGAGCAGCAATTGGGTCTGATCAAATCGATTGGCTTGGAAAATTACCTGCAATCGCAGTTCTGA
- the uvrA gene encoding excinuclease ABC subunit UvrA: protein MDKIVIRGARTHNLKNIDLTLPRDKLIVITGLSGSGKSSLAFDTLYAEGQRRYVESLSAYARQFLSMMEKPDVDTIEGLSPAISIEQKSTSHNPRSTVGTITEIYDYLRLLYARVGQPRCPDHDIALEAQTVSQMVDLVLAQPEGSKLMLLAPVIRERKGEHLAIFEELRAQGFVRARVNGRLCELDELPKLDKQKKHSIDVVVDRFKVREDMQQRLAESFETALKLADGIAWVAPMDDEPGEEMIFSARFACPICGHAISELEPKLFSFNNPAGACPTCDGLGVKQFFDIKRLVNGELTLAEGAIRGWDRRNVYYFQMLGSLASHYGFSLEVPFNELPADQQKILLNGSGTQNVDFRYLNDRGDIVKRAHPFEGIVPNLERRYRETESATVREELAKFLSTQPCPDCRGTRLRREARHVWVGEKTLPAVTSLPIGDATEYFATLKLTGRRGEIADKILKEIRERLQFLVNVGLDYLSLDRSADTLSGGEAQRIRLASQIGAGLVGVLYILDEPSIGLHQRDNDRLLGTLKHLRDIGNTVIVVEHDEDAIRLADYVVDIGPGAGIHGGHVVAEGTPAEVMAHPDSLTGKYLSGRVKIEVPAKRTPRNKKLSLTLKGARGNNLRNVDLEIPIGLLTCVTGVSGSGKSTLINNTLFPLSATALNGATTLEAAVHDSIDGLQHLDKVVDIDQSPIGRTPRSNPATYTGLFTPIRELFSGVPESRSRGYGPGRFSFNVKGGRCEACQGDGLIKVEMHFLPDIYVPCDVCKSKRYNRETLEIKYKSKSIHEVLEMTIEEARVFFDAVPALARKLQTLMDVGLSYIKLGQSATTLSGGEAQRVKLSRELSKRDTGKTLYILDEPTTGLHFADIQQLLDVLHRLRDHGNTVVVIEHNLDVIKTADWLVDLGPEGGSKGGQIIACGTPEEVAEMEQSYTGHYLKPLLIRDKATAV from the coding sequence GTGGACAAGATCGTGATACGTGGGGCCCGAACCCACAACTTGAAGAACATTGACCTAACCCTGCCACGCGACAAATTGATCGTTATTACCGGGCTTTCCGGCTCTGGCAAGTCGTCGCTGGCCTTTGACACGCTGTACGCCGAAGGGCAGCGGCGCTATGTCGAATCGCTTTCTGCGTACGCGCGGCAATTTCTGTCGATGATGGAAAAACCGGACGTCGATACGATTGAAGGACTATCGCCGGCGATTTCTATCGAACAGAAGTCCACGTCGCACAACCCACGCTCGACCGTGGGTACGATTACCGAAATTTACGATTACCTGCGCCTGCTTTATGCACGGGTCGGTCAGCCGCGCTGCCCGGATCACGATATTGCGCTGGAAGCGCAGACGGTCAGCCAAATGGTCGACTTGGTGCTGGCGCAACCGGAAGGCAGCAAGCTGATGCTGCTCGCGCCCGTAATCCGTGAACGCAAGGGCGAGCACTTGGCGATCTTCGAAGAGTTGCGCGCTCAAGGCTTCGTCCGCGCCCGAGTCAATGGCCGACTGTGCGAGCTAGATGAGCTGCCCAAGCTCGACAAGCAGAAGAAGCACTCTATTGATGTGGTGGTTGACCGCTTCAAGGTGCGCGAGGACATGCAGCAGCGGCTTGCCGAATCGTTTGAAACCGCGCTGAAGTTGGCTGACGGTATCGCCTGGGTGGCGCCGATGGACGACGAGCCCGGCGAAGAAATGATTTTCTCGGCGCGCTTTGCCTGTCCGATTTGTGGGCATGCAATCAGCGAGCTGGAACCCAAGCTGTTCTCCTTCAACAACCCGGCCGGCGCGTGCCCGACTTGCGACGGTTTGGGCGTGAAGCAGTTTTTCGACATCAAGCGGTTGGTCAACGGTGAACTGACGTTGGCCGAGGGCGCGATTCGCGGCTGGGACCGGCGCAACGTGTATTACTTCCAGATGCTCGGTTCGCTGGCGAGTCACTACGGCTTCAGCCTGGAAGTGCCGTTCAACGAGTTACCGGCTGACCAGCAGAAGATTTTGCTGAATGGCAGCGGTACGCAAAACGTCGACTTCCGGTATCTCAATGATCGCGGCGACATCGTTAAGCGTGCGCACCCTTTCGAGGGCATCGTGCCAAACCTTGAGCGGCGTTACCGCGAGACTGAATCGGCAACGGTTCGTGAGGAACTGGCCAAGTTTCTCAGCACTCAGCCGTGCCCTGACTGCCGTGGCACGCGTTTGCGTCGCGAAGCGCGTCACGTGTGGGTCGGCGAGAAAACCTTGCCTGCGGTGACCAGCCTGCCAATTGGCGATGCGACTGAATATTTCGCCACGCTGAAACTGACGGGCCGACGCGGTGAAATTGCCGACAAGATTCTCAAGGAAATTCGCGAGCGCTTGCAATTTTTGGTCAACGTCGGACTTGACTACTTGTCTCTGGACCGTAGCGCCGACACCTTGTCTGGTGGCGAGGCGCAGCGTATCCGTCTAGCGAGCCAGATCGGCGCGGGTCTTGTGGGGGTGTTGTACATTCTCGATGAGCCGTCCATTGGCCTGCACCAACGGGATAACGACCGCCTGTTGGGCACGCTGAAACACCTGCGCGATATCGGTAATACGGTGATTGTGGTTGAGCACGACGAAGACGCGATTCGTCTGGCGGACTACGTGGTGGACATCGGCCCGGGCGCCGGCATTCACGGCGGCCACGTTGTCGCCGAGGGCACGCCCGCTGAAGTTATGGCACACCCGGATTCGCTGACCGGCAAATACCTGTCGGGACGCGTGAAGATAGAAGTGCCGGCCAAGCGCACGCCGCGTAACAAGAAGCTGTCGCTGACGCTCAAAGGCGCTCGCGGCAATAACTTGCGCAATGTCGATCTGGAAATCCCGATTGGCTTGCTGACCTGCGTGACGGGTGTTTCCGGCTCGGGCAAGTCGACGCTGATCAACAACACGCTGTTTCCTTTGAGCGCCACGGCCCTCAACGGTGCCACCACGCTTGAAGCGGCGGTGCATGACAGCATCGACGGTCTGCAGCATTTGGACAAAGTGGTCGACATCGACCAGAGCCCTATCGGGCGGACGCCGCGCTCCAACCCGGCGACGTACACCGGGTTGTTCACGCCTATCCGCGAATTGTTTTCCGGGGTGCCGGAGTCGCGATCACGGGGTTATGGCCCTGGGCGCTTCTCGTTCAACGTGAAGGGTGGGCGCTGTGAAGCGTGTCAGGGCGATGGCTTGATCAAGGTCGAAATGCACTTTCTGCCGGACATCTATGTGCCGTGCGACGTGTGCAAGAGCAAGCGTTATAACCGCGAAACGCTGGAGATCAAATACAAGAGCAAAAGCATCCACGAGGTCTTGGAAATGACCATCGAGGAAGCGCGGGTATTCTTCGATGCAGTGCCAGCGCTGGCTCGCAAGCTTCAGACGCTGATGGACGTGGGTTTGTCCTACATCAAGCTAGGACAATCCGCGACCACGCTGTCCGGTGGTGAAGCGCAGCGGGTCAAGCTGTCTCGCGAGCTGTCCAAGCGCGATACCGGCAAGACCCTGTATATCCTTGATGAGCCGACTACCGGCCTGCACTTCGCGGATATTCAGCAGTTGCTCGATGTGCTGCACCGCTTGCGCGATCACGGCAACACCGTGGTGGTGATCGAGCACAACCTGGACGTGATCAAGACGGCCGACTGGCTTGTCGACCTTGGGCCAGAAGGCGGCTCCAAAGGTGGTCAAATCATCGCCTGTGGCACGCCAGAGGAAGTCGCCGAGATGGAGCAGTCCTACACCGGTCACTACCTCAAGCCGTTGCTGATTCGGGATAAAGCCACTGCGGTCTAG
- a CDS encoding MFS transporter → MHDPLSERMSGSETRAASGLALVFAFRMLGMFMVLPVLATYGMDLAGASPALIGLAIGAYGLTQAVLQIPFGMISDRIGRRPVIYLGLIIFALGSLLAANADSIWGVIAGRILQGAGAISAAVMALLSDLTREQHRTKAMAMIGMTIGLSFAVAMVVGPLLTRAFGLSGLFLATGGMALLGILVVAFMVPHSTGPLTHRESGVARAALGATLRHPDLLRLDLGIFVLHAMLMSSFVALPLALVEKAGLPKEQHWWVYLTALLISFFAMIPFIIYGEKKRQMKRVLLGAVCVLLLTELFFWAFGDTLRALVIGTVVFFTAFNLLEASLPSLISKVSPAGAKGTAMGIYSTSQFLGSAAGGILGGWLFQHGGLSIVFLGGAALCAIWLAFAVTMREPPYVTSLRVPLTPEAQREGGLIARLMAVPGVTDAVVVSDEAAIYIKLDTELLDRNSLERLVNDPEPAECEA, encoded by the coding sequence ATGCACGATCCCCTTAGCGAACGCATGAGTGGCAGCGAGACCCGCGCAGCAAGCGGCCTGGCGCTGGTGTTCGCCTTCCGAATGCTTGGCATGTTTATGGTTTTACCGGTCCTCGCCACCTACGGCATGGACCTCGCGGGCGCTTCTCCAGCGCTCATCGGTTTGGCAATCGGCGCGTATGGCCTGACCCAAGCAGTGCTGCAGATACCGTTCGGGATGATTTCTGACCGAATCGGTCGGCGGCCAGTTATTTATTTAGGCTTGATTATCTTTGCCCTTGGCAGTTTGTTGGCGGCCAACGCGGACTCAATCTGGGGCGTGATCGCCGGGCGGATCCTACAAGGTGCGGGCGCGATATCGGCAGCCGTGATGGCGTTGTTATCGGACCTTACCCGTGAGCAGCATCGCACCAAGGCCATGGCCATGATCGGTATGACCATTGGCCTGTCGTTCGCGGTGGCCATGGTTGTCGGGCCGTTGTTGACGAGGGCGTTCGGCTTGTCCGGGTTATTTCTGGCCACGGGCGGCATGGCATTGTTGGGAATTCTCGTCGTCGCCTTCATGGTGCCGCATTCAACCGGACCGCTGACCCATCGGGAATCGGGCGTTGCACGAGCAGCGTTGGGCGCGACACTGCGTCATCCCGACCTGCTGCGACTGGATTTAGGTATCTTCGTGTTGCACGCGATGCTCATGTCCAGCTTCGTCGCGCTGCCCTTGGCCCTGGTCGAAAAAGCCGGTTTGCCCAAAGAACAGCACTGGTGGGTCTACCTGACCGCTTTGCTGATTTCGTTCTTCGCGATGATTCCGTTCATCATCTACGGTGAGAAAAAACGCCAGATGAAGCGCGTCCTGCTCGGCGCCGTCTGCGTGCTGTTGCTGACTGAGCTATTCTTCTGGGCGTTCGGCGATACGTTGCGGGCGTTGGTGATTGGAACGGTGGTGTTTTTCACCGCATTCAATCTGCTGGAAGCTTCGCTGCCATCGCTGATCAGTAAAGTGTCACCGGCGGGCGCCAAAGGCACGGCCATGGGGATTTATTCCACCAGCCAGTTCCTCGGTTCAGCCGCAGGAGGCATTCTTGGAGGCTGGCTTTTTCAGCACGGAGGACTCAGTATTGTGTTCCTCGGCGGTGCCGCTCTATGCGCCATCTGGCTAGCCTTTGCTGTAACTATGCGCGAGCCACCGTATGTGACGAGCCTACGCGTGCCGTTGACGCCTGAAGCACAACGCGAAGGCGGCCTGATCGCGCGTTTGATGGCCGTCCCGGGGGTAACAGATGCGGTAGTCGTCAGTGACGAAGCTGCAATCTATATCAAATTGGATACCGAATTATTGGATCGCAACTCCCTTGAGCGCTTGGTCAACGACCCGGAGCCAGCGGAATGCGAAGCCTAG
- a CDS encoding single-stranded DNA-binding protein yields MARGVNKVILVGTCGQDPEVRYLPNGNAVTNLSLATSEQWTDKQTGQKVEKTEWHRVSMFGKVAEIAGEYLRKGSQVYIEGKLQTREWEKDGIKRYTTEIVVDMQGTMQLLGGRPQGDGAPQGQGGNSNSAPRPQQQRPQQSSQPQQSQPQRESRPAPQQQAPQPAPDFDSFDDDIPF; encoded by the coding sequence ATGGCCCGTGGGGTTAACAAAGTCATATTGGTCGGTACATGCGGCCAGGATCCCGAAGTTCGCTACTTGCCTAACGGTAACGCCGTGACCAACCTGAGTCTGGCGACCAGCGAACAATGGACCGACAAACAAACCGGTCAGAAAGTCGAAAAGACTGAATGGCACCGTGTTTCGATGTTCGGCAAAGTCGCTGAAATCGCTGGCGAATACCTGCGCAAAGGTTCGCAGGTCTACATCGAGGGCAAGCTGCAAACCCGCGAGTGGGAAAAAGACGGCATCAAGCGCTACACCACTGAAATCGTCGTCGACATGCAAGGCACCATGCAACTGCTGGGCGGTCGCCCACAAGGCGACGGTGCTCCACAGGGTCAAGGCGGCAACAGCAACTCTGCGCCACGCCCTCAACAGCAGCGTCCGCAGCAGTCATCGCAGCCGCAGCAATCCCAGCCACAACGCGAATCGCGTCCTGCTCCCCAGCAGCAAGCGCCGCAACCGGCTCCGGATTTTGATAGTTTTGATGACGATATTCCGTTCTGA
- a CDS encoding site-specific integrase encodes MQLAIRRFQGESGERFSILVDNAGMPLYYPALYVTAEMRGRSLSINTINNALSALKAMCAWQNYYDLDLESRFKHSELLCRHEIHSLRDFMQKPLEDMCSKDKQVVALKGRHRRVAKDNQYNRITVIAGYVGFLAGRLHPVTETSAQEIDVMVAQIKANRPKISDKTDEDRSDFHLDDSVLDTLEEVLKPGSASNPVTEVGLQFRNALMFTILRLTGMRRGELLNLKTEDFDFSKNTVKIVRRADSVGDPRTYQPVAKTRERTFPLIPELMQRVHEYIAKFRNKIPGARKHGYLFVIHRSGRTVGWPLSNSGFGKFIASLSTLTDEFSGLHTHALRHHWNYIFSRSCDKDSITPEREQKLRSYLMGWSETSGTASIYNKRHIKEAAGKAVMGLQIKHLRRSSGDSE; translated from the coding sequence ATGCAGTTAGCAATCAGACGGTTTCAGGGGGAGTCAGGAGAACGGTTTTCAATCCTCGTCGATAACGCCGGCATGCCGCTTTATTATCCCGCGCTGTACGTGACCGCTGAGATGCGTGGGCGCTCGCTTTCCATTAACACGATCAATAACGCTCTATCAGCGCTCAAGGCCATGTGCGCTTGGCAAAATTACTACGACCTTGATCTAGAGTCGCGTTTTAAGCATAGCGAGCTGCTTTGTCGTCATGAGATCCATTCTTTGCGGGACTTCATGCAAAAGCCTCTGGAAGATATGTGTTCAAAGGACAAGCAGGTCGTGGCCCTCAAAGGCCGTCATAGAAGGGTCGCCAAGGACAATCAGTACAACCGAATCACCGTTATCGCTGGGTACGTCGGATTTCTTGCGGGCAGATTGCACCCAGTAACAGAGACCAGCGCGCAGGAAATTGATGTCATGGTGGCTCAGATCAAAGCTAATCGCCCAAAGATTAGCGATAAAACTGACGAGGACAGATCTGATTTCCATCTGGATGACTCCGTTTTGGATACGCTTGAAGAAGTTCTCAAGCCAGGTAGCGCATCCAACCCGGTTACTGAGGTGGGCCTTCAATTTCGGAACGCATTGATGTTCACAATTCTTCGTCTCACCGGAATGCGGCGTGGAGAATTGCTGAACCTCAAAACGGAAGACTTCGATTTTTCGAAAAACACGGTCAAAATTGTGCGGCGTGCAGACTCTGTTGGAGATCCGAGAACTTATCAGCCGGTCGCTAAAACGCGGGAGCGTACATTTCCTCTAATCCCTGAGCTGATGCAGCGAGTCCATGAATACATCGCCAAGTTCCGCAACAAGATTCCGGGTGCTCGTAAGCATGGATATCTTTTTGTGATTCATCGCTCAGGAAGAACTGTGGGCTGGCCACTTTCTAATTCTGGCTTCGGAAAATTTATTGCATCTCTGTCGACTTTAACCGATGAATTTTCTGGTCTGCATACCCATGCCCTTCGGCACCATTGGAACTATATTTTTTCAAGGAGCTGCGATAAAGACAGCATAACCCCTGAGCGAGAACAAAAGCTCCGCTCTTACTTGATGGGGTGGAGTGAAACGTCTGGCACTGCGTCCATTTATAACAAGCGCCATATCAAAGAAGCAGCTGGAAAGGCTGTGATGGGATTGCAAATAAAACACTTGAGGAGGTCATCTGGTGATAGTGAATAA